The following are from one region of the Bos mutus isolate GX-2022 chromosome 18, NWIPB_WYAK_1.1, whole genome shotgun sequence genome:
- the KCNA7 gene encoding LOW QUALITY PROTEIN: potassium voltage-gated channel subfamily A member 7 (The sequence of the model RefSeq protein was modified relative to this genomic sequence to represent the inferred CDS: inserted 1 base in 1 codon) → MEPGCPPPCGCCERVVLNVAGLRFETRARTLGRFPDTLLGDPVRRSRFYDGARREYFFDRHRPSFDAVLYYYQSGGRLRRPAHVPLDVFLEEVAFYGLGGAALARLREDEGCPLPTERPLPRHAFARQLWLLFEFPESSQAARVLAVVSVLVILVSIVVFCLETLPDFRDDRDNPGLAAVAAAGPFPARLNGSSPVPGPPPRLPFDDPFFVVETLCICWFSFELLVRLAACPSKTAFFKNVMNLIDFVAILPYFVALGTELARQRGVGQPAMSLAILRVIRLVRVFRIFKLSRHSKGLQILGQTLRASMRELGLLIFFLFLGVVLFSSAVYFAEVDRADSHFTSIPESFWWAVVTMTTVGYGDMAPVTVGGKIVGSLCAIXGVLTISLPVPVIVSNFSYFYHRETDDEEAGMYSHVDTQPCGPLEGKVNGGLVDPEVSELPPPLWAPPGKHMVTEV, encoded by the exons ATGGAGCCCGGGTGCCCGCCGCCCTGCGGCTGCTGCGAGCGGGTGGTGCTCAACGTGGCCGGGCTGCGGTTCGAGACCCGGGCCCGCACGCTGGGCCGCTTCCCGGACACGCTGCTCGGGGACCCGGTGCGCCGCAGCCGCTTCTACGACGGCGCGCGCCGCGAGTACTTCTTCGATCGGCATCGGCCCAGCTTCGACGCGGTCCTCTACTACTACCAGTCTGGTGGGAGGCTGCGGCGGCCGGCGCACGTGCCGCTCGacgtcttcctggaggaggtggccttcTACGGGCTGGGCGGCGCGGCACTAGCGCGCCTGCGCGAGGATGAGGGCTGCCCCTTGCCGACCGAGCGCCCCCTGCCCCGCCACGCCTTCGCGCGCCAACTCTGGCTGCTCTTCGAGTTCCCCGAGAGCTCGCAGGCGGCGCGCGTGCTCGCCGTCGTCTCGGTGCTTGTCATCCTCGTCTCCATCGTCGTCTTCTGCCTCGAGACGCTGCCCGACTTTCGCGACGACCGCGACAACCCGGGGCTTGCCGCGGTGGCCGCCGCTGGCCCG TTCCCGGCTCGGCTGAACGGCTCCAGTCCAGTGCCTGGACCCCCACCTCGCTTGCCCTTCGATGACCCGTTCTTTGTGGTGGAGACTCTGTGCATCTGTTGGTTCTCCTTCGAGCTGCTGGTGCGTCTGGCGGCCTGCCCAAGCAAAACAGCCTTCTTCAAGAATGTGATGAACCTCATCGATTTCGTGGCCATCCTGCCCTACTTTGTGGCATTGGGTACAGAGCTGGCTCGGCAGCGGGGAGTGGGCCAGCCAGCCATGTCACTGGCCATCCTGCGAGTCATCCGACTGGTACGCGTCTTCCGCATCTTCAAGCTCTCCAGGCACTCAAAGGGCCTGCAGATCTTGGGCCAGACCTTAAGGGCATCCATGCGCGAGCTAGGCCtcctcatcttcttcctcttccttggtGTGGTCCTCTTCTCCAGCGCAGTCTACTTTGCCGAGGTGGATCGGGCAGACTCCCATTTCACCAGCATCCCTGAATCCTTCTGGTGGGCGGTGGTCACTATGACCACAGTTGGCTATGGAGACATGGCACCTGTCACTGTGGGTGGCAAGATAGTGGGCTCTCTGTGTGCCA GCGGTGTGCTGACCATTTCCCTACCTGTGCCAGTCATTGTCTCCAACTTCAGCTACTTTTACCACCGGGAGACAGATGACGAAGAGGCTGGGATGTACAGCCATGTGGACACACAGCCCTGTGGCCCCCTGGAGGGCAAGGTCAATGGGGGGTTGGTGGATCCAGAGGTGTCTGAGCTGCCGCCTCCACTCTGGGCCCCCCCTGGGAAACACATGGTCACCGAAGTGTGA
- the LOC138991639 gene encoding protein enabled homolog yields MLTQPEPGAWVPSCFLPQTGSPGSQVPSPSDLESWVPAAHLPDPILCRSPGSCPLLAQTPKPRSPALSSFRNPGRQLPPSDAEVRRPKPLLPRTQKSGPPVPSSFRPESSGVQAHPSQALRSADSPAPPLPESLSLGVGTPETALGVADCPSQTLPSCLSFLRQAPPPPAPPPSLPTRGPDDPDAGIPGEEAWRRLPGAPSSAPPAVSGAAAAPPPARWL; encoded by the coding sequence ATGCTGACCCAACCAGAGCCGGGAGCGTGGGTTCCCAGCTGCTTCCTCCCTCAGACCGGGAGTCCTGGTTCCCAGGTGCCTTCTCCGTCAGACCTGGAGTCGTGGGTGCCGGCGGCCCACCTCCCCGACCCCATCCTTTGCAGGAGTCCAGGCTCTTGCCCGCTCCTCGCTCAGACCCCAAAGCCCCGCTCCCCAGCTCTCTCCTCCTTCAGGAACCCAGGTCGCCAGCTCCCGCCCTCAGATGCAGAAGTCAGGCGCCCCAAACCCCTCCTCCCTCGGACCCAGAAGTCCGGACCCCCAGTGCCGTCCTCCTTCAGACCCGAGAGTTCTGGGGTCCAAGCCCATCCTTCCCAGGCACTCAGAAGCGCGGACTCCCCGGCCCCTCCTCTCCCGGAAAGTTTAAGCCTGGGGGTCGGGACTCCTGAGACCGCTCTGGGGGTCGCGGACTGTCCGTCTCAGACGCTTccctcctgcctcagtttcctccgccaagccccgcccccgccggccccgcccccgtcCCTCCCTACCCGGGGGCCGGACGACCCGGACGCCGGAATCCCGGGGGAGGAGGCGTGGAGGCGCTTACCTGGGGCGCCCTCCTCGGCTCCCCCGGCCGTCTCCGGCGCGGCGGCGGCTCCTCCTCCTGCTCGCTGGCTGTAG
- the NTF4 gene encoding neurotrophin-4, with translation MLPHPSGSLPILLLFLLPSVPMEPHPPPSPLPPFPAPEWDLLSPRVALSRGTPTGPPLLFLLESGAFGEPVGSPANRSRRGVSETAPASRRGELAVCDAVSGWVTDRRTAVDLRGREVEVLGEVPAAGGSPLRQYFFETRCKAASAGEGGPGGGGGGCRGVDRRHWVSECKAKQSYVRALTTDAQGRVGWRWIRIDTACVCTLLSRTGRA, from the coding sequence ATGCTCCCGCACCCCTCaggctccctccccatcctcctgcTTTTCCTCCTCCCCAGTGTCCCAAtggagccccaccccccaccctcacccctgcccccattTCCAGCCCCTGAGTGGGACCTCTTGTCCCCCCGGGTGGCCCTGTCCAGGGGTACCCCCACGGGGCCCCCTCTGCTCTTTCTGCTGGAGTCTGGGGCCTTTGGGGAGCCAGTCGGCAGCCCAGCTAACCGCAGTCGACGAGGGGTGAGCGAGACAGCACCAGCCAGTCGCCGTGGAGAGCTGGCCGTGTGTGACGCAGTCAGCGGCTGGGTGACAGACCGCCGGACTGCTGTGGACCTGCGTGGGCGTGAGGTGGAGGTGCTGGGCGAGGTGCCTGCAGCTGGTGGCAGTCCCCTGCGCCAGTACTTCTTTGAAACCCGCTGCAAGGCTGCCAGTGCTGGGGAAGGTGGccctggtgggggtggaggaggctgCCGGGGTGTGGACCGGAGGCACTGGGTGTCTGAGTGTAAGGCCAAGCAGTCCTACGTGCGGGCATTGACCACCGATGCCCAGGGCCGTGTGGGCTGGCGATGGATTCGAATTGACACTGCCTGTGTCTGCACGCTCCTCAGCCGGACTGGCCGGGCCTGA
- the SAXO3 gene encoding stabilizer of axonemal microtubules 3 isoform X1 gives MAGRTLALRYGPPWSPISGTEVPGSWPNWHLTSSGVAHHFIPPVSFPPPTVQSTVAEPLPPASKQDLHIWAFDEVISRWETTSGSALVPKTHGGPYAQPKTPEPANPTRTVGIKDLGGKLRHRGWRLPLITKHQCSETKAQYGGWPDLDRGPTSYFGPQPLELADHHRGGPSQALIPWTKNPELAGRPFTISDRGILDRHQLYLTTSARDFRPYSKKDLSSYPCKDSMTSNFGETPQAGGHSQKQLPCPSSSRPPQRAKIRLPRGRPVIPVVPHRGALTLAQESYNLPLHPLRRLDRFCPLELPWGGPHWKPVSGIYSVPLAYRTENSNYGSLKPALV, from the exons ATGGCGGGTCGGACCCTAGCTCTGCGCTACGGTCCCCCATGGTCCCCCATCTCTGGGACCGAGGTGCCTGGATCCTGGCCCAACTGGCATCTCACGAGCAGTGGCGTCGCCCACCACTTTATCCCGCCCGTGTCCTTCCCCCCGCCCACTGTGCAG TCCACGGTCGCGGAGCCCCTGCCCCCGGCCTCAAAGCAGGATTTGCATATCTGGGCTTTCGACGAGGTCATCAGCAGATGGGAGACAACCTCCGGCTCAGCTCTCGTGCCTAAGACCCACGGAGGGCCCTACGCCCAGCCCAAGACCCCAGAACCTGCGAACCCCACCCGGACTGTGGGGATCAAGGATTTAGGGGGAAAA CTCAGACATCGCGGCTGGCGCCTCCCTCTGATCACCAAGCACCAGTGCAGTGAGACGAAGGCGCAGTACGGCGGCTGGCCCGACCTGGACCGGGGACCCACCTCTTATTTCGGGCCCCAACCCCTAGAGCTTGCGGACCACCACCGAGGGGGCCCTTCCCAG GCTTTAATCCCTTGGACCAAGAACCCCGAGCTGGCCGGCCGGCCTTTCACAATTTCTGACCGGGGCATACTGGACCGCCATCAACTCTATCTGACCACTTCGGCCCGGGATTTTCGGCCCTATTCGAA GAAGGATTTGTCAAGCTATCCTTGCAAGGATTCGATGACCTCAAACTTCGGGGAGACGCCCCAGGCCGGCGGCCACAGCCAGAAGCAGCTGCCTTGTCCGTCCTCCTCTCGGCCACCCCAGCGGGCGAAAATCCGCTTGCCTCGCGGCCGCCCGGTAATACCCGTCGTGCCTCACCGCGGGGCGCTGACTCTGGCTCAGGAATCTTACAACCTCCCGCTGCACCCACTCCGCCGGCTGGATCGTTTCTGCCCGCTGGAGCTGCCCTGGGGCGGCCCCCACTGGAAGCCGGTGTCAGGCATCTACAGCGTGCCTCTTGCCTACCGCACCGAGAACTCCAACTACGGCAGCTTGAAGCCAGCGTTGGTCTGA
- the SAXO3 gene encoding stabilizer of axonemal microtubules 3 isoform X2 has protein sequence MAGRTLALRYGPPWSPISGTEVPGSWPNWHLTSSGVAHHFIPPVSFPPPTVQSTVAEPLPPASKQDLHIWAFDEVISRWETTSGSALVPKTHGGPYAQPKTPEPANPTRTVGIKDLGGKALIPWTKNPELAGRPFTISDRGILDRHQLYLTTSARDFRPYSKKDLSSYPCKDSMTSNFGETPQAGGHSQKQLPCPSSSRPPQRAKIRLPRGRPVIPVVPHRGALTLAQESYNLPLHPLRRLDRFCPLELPWGGPHWKPVSGIYSVPLAYRTENSNYGSLKPALV, from the exons ATGGCGGGTCGGACCCTAGCTCTGCGCTACGGTCCCCCATGGTCCCCCATCTCTGGGACCGAGGTGCCTGGATCCTGGCCCAACTGGCATCTCACGAGCAGTGGCGTCGCCCACCACTTTATCCCGCCCGTGTCCTTCCCCCCGCCCACTGTGCAG TCCACGGTCGCGGAGCCCCTGCCCCCGGCCTCAAAGCAGGATTTGCATATCTGGGCTTTCGACGAGGTCATCAGCAGATGGGAGACAACCTCCGGCTCAGCTCTCGTGCCTAAGACCCACGGAGGGCCCTACGCCCAGCCCAAGACCCCAGAACCTGCGAACCCCACCCGGACTGTGGGGATCAAGGATTTAGGGGGAAAA GCTTTAATCCCTTGGACCAAGAACCCCGAGCTGGCCGGCCGGCCTTTCACAATTTCTGACCGGGGCATACTGGACCGCCATCAACTCTATCTGACCACTTCGGCCCGGGATTTTCGGCCCTATTCGAA GAAGGATTTGTCAAGCTATCCTTGCAAGGATTCGATGACCTCAAACTTCGGGGAGACGCCCCAGGCCGGCGGCCACAGCCAGAAGCAGCTGCCTTGTCCGTCCTCCTCTCGGCCACCCCAGCGGGCGAAAATCCGCTTGCCTCGCGGCCGCCCGGTAATACCCGTCGTGCCTCACCGCGGGGCGCTGACTCTGGCTCAGGAATCTTACAACCTCCCGCTGCACCCACTCCGCCGGCTGGATCGTTTCTGCCCGCTGGAGCTGCCCTGGGGCGGCCCCCACTGGAAGCCGGTGTCAGGCATCTACAGCGTGCCTCTTGCCTACCGCACCGAGAACTCCAACTACGGCAGCTTGAAGCCAGCGTTGGTCTGA
- the LHB gene encoding lutropin subunit beta isoform X3, producing the protein MEMFQGLLLWLLLGMAGVWASRGPLRPLCQPINATLAAEKEACPVCITFTTSICAGYCPSMKRVLPVILPPMPQRVCTYHELRFASVRLPGCPPGVDPMVSFPVALSCHCGPCRLSSTDCGGPRTQPLACDHPPLPDILFL; encoded by the exons ATGGAGATGTTCCAG GgactgctgctgtggctgctgctgggcATGGCCGGGGTGTGGGCTTCCAGGGGGCCACTGCGGCCGCTGTGCCAGCCCATCAACGCCACCCTGGCGGCTGAGAAGGAGGCCTGCCCTGTCTGTATCACTTTCACCACCAGCATCTGCGCCGGCTACTGCCCCAGCATG AAGCGGGTGCTGCCTGTCATCCTGCCGCCCATGCCCCAGCGGGTGTGCACCTACCATGAGCTGCGCTTCGCCTCCGTTCGGCTCCCCGGCTGCCCACCTGGAGTGGACCCAATGGTCTCCTTCCCCGTGGCCCTCAGCTGTCACTGTGGACCCTGCCGCCTCAGCAGCACTGACTGCGGGGGTCCCAGAACCCAACCCTTGGCCTGTGACCACCCCCCGCTCCCAGACATCCTCTTCCTCTAA
- the LHB gene encoding lutropin subunit beta isoform X2 has product MQGSGGGVRALAGPEALALSQGLLLWLLLGMAGVWASRGPLRPLCQPINATLAAEKEACPVCITFTTSICAGYCPSMRVLPVILPPMPQRVCTYHELRFASVRLPGCPPGVDPMVSFPVALSCHCGPCRLSSTDCGGPRTQPLACDHPPLPDILFL; this is encoded by the exons ATGCAGGGCtcggggggtggggtgagggctcTGGCTGGCCCTGAGGCACTGGCCTTGTCCCAGGgactgctgctgtggctgctgctgggcATGGCCGGGGTGTGGGCTTCCAGGGGGCCACTGCGGCCGCTGTGCCAGCCCATCAACGCCACCCTGGCGGCTGAGAAGGAGGCCTGCCCTGTCTGTATCACTTTCACCACCAGCATCTGCGCCGGCTACTGCCCCAGCATG CGGGTGCTGCCTGTCATCCTGCCGCCCATGCCCCAGCGGGTGTGCACCTACCATGAGCTGCGCTTCGCCTCCGTTCGGCTCCCCGGCTGCCCACCTGGAGTGGACCCAATGGTCTCCTTCCCCGTGGCCCTCAGCTGTCACTGTGGACCCTGCCGCCTCAGCAGCACTGACTGCGGGGGTCCCAGAACCCAACCCTTGGCCTGTGACCACCCCCCGCTCCCAGACATCCTCTTCCTCTAA
- the LHB gene encoding lutropin subunit beta isoform X1: MQGSGGGVRALAGPEALALSQGLLLWLLLGMAGVWASRGPLRPLCQPINATLAAEKEACPVCITFTTSICAGYCPSMKRVLPVILPPMPQRVCTYHELRFASVRLPGCPPGVDPMVSFPVALSCHCGPCRLSSTDCGGPRTQPLACDHPPLPDILFL, from the exons ATGCAGGGCtcggggggtggggtgagggctcTGGCTGGCCCTGAGGCACTGGCCTTGTCCCAGGgactgctgctgtggctgctgctgggcATGGCCGGGGTGTGGGCTTCCAGGGGGCCACTGCGGCCGCTGTGCCAGCCCATCAACGCCACCCTGGCGGCTGAGAAGGAGGCCTGCCCTGTCTGTATCACTTTCACCACCAGCATCTGCGCCGGCTACTGCCCCAGCATG AAGCGGGTGCTGCCTGTCATCCTGCCGCCCATGCCCCAGCGGGTGTGCACCTACCATGAGCTGCGCTTCGCCTCCGTTCGGCTCCCCGGCTGCCCACCTGGAGTGGACCCAATGGTCTCCTTCCCCGTGGCCCTCAGCTGTCACTGTGGACCCTGCCGCCTCAGCAGCACTGACTGCGGGGGTCCCAGAACCCAACCCTTGGCCTGTGACCACCCCCCGCTCCCAGACATCCTCTTCCTCTAA